In a single window of the Streptomyces sp. NBC_00353 genome:
- a CDS encoding IS110 family transposase — translation MTAIWAGIDAGRTHHHCVVIDDTGKRLLSRRVANDEPELLKLLADVLALGDEVTWGIDLADGGAALLIDLLLNHSQHTLYIPGRAVSRASEGYRGEGKTDAKDAAIIADQARIRRDLQPLRPGDELVAEIKVLTGHRRDLADDRTRVINRLHNHLTSIFPSLDRALDLTNTGPLILLTGYQTPAAIRRTGARRLQTWLRNRKVRGAAQLAETALAAAENQHTSVTGEKPTAQLVHTLAREVMRLNEQIAETDKLIEARFREHKHAEVIASMPGIGPLLGAEFLAATGGDMTAFDSPDRLAGFAGVAPAPRDSGKISGNLHRPRRYSRRLQRVFYTSALISIRCCEESRRFYDRKRAEGKRHTQAVLALARRRVNVLWALLRDGRCYEPIPPITNAA, via the coding sequence GTGACAGCGATCTGGGCCGGCATCGACGCCGGCAGGACCCATCACCACTGCGTGGTGATCGACGACACCGGCAAACGGCTGCTGTCGCGGCGCGTGGCCAACGACGAGCCGGAACTGCTGAAGCTCCTGGCCGATGTCCTCGCCCTGGGCGATGAGGTCACCTGGGGCATCGACCTTGCCGACGGCGGCGCCGCCCTGCTGATCGATCTGCTCCTCAACCACAGCCAGCACACGCTCTACATCCCTGGCCGAGCCGTCAGCCGCGCCTCCGAGGGCTACCGGGGCGAAGGCAAGACCGACGCCAAGGACGCCGCGATCATCGCCGACCAGGCCCGGATCCGCCGGGACCTGCAGCCCTTGCGGCCCGGCGACGAACTCGTCGCCGAGATCAAGGTACTCACCGGCCATCGCCGCGACCTCGCCGACGACCGCACCCGCGTGATCAACCGGCTCCACAACCACCTCACCAGCATCTTTCCCTCTCTGGACCGGGCACTGGACCTCACCAACACCGGCCCGCTGATCCTGCTGACCGGCTACCAGACCCCGGCCGCCATCCGCAGGACCGGCGCCCGGCGACTGCAGACCTGGTTGCGCAACCGCAAGGTCCGCGGTGCTGCCCAGCTCGCAGAGACGGCCCTGGCGGCTGCCGAGAACCAACACACCAGCGTGACCGGGGAGAAGCCGACGGCCCAGCTCGTGCACACGCTCGCCAGGGAGGTAATGCGCCTCAATGAGCAGATCGCCGAGACCGACAAGCTCATCGAGGCCCGGTTTCGCGAGCACAAACACGCTGAGGTGATCGCGAGCATGCCCGGCATCGGACCCCTGCTCGGCGCCGAGTTCCTCGCCGCCACCGGCGGCGACATGACGGCCTTCGATAGCCCGGACCGCCTCGCCGGGTTCGCCGGCGTCGCCCCCGCTCCGCGTGACTCGGGCAAGATCAGCGGCAACCTGCACCGGCCCAGACGTTACAGCCGACGCCTCCAGCGCGTGTTCTATACCTCGGCGTTGATCAGCATCCGCTGCTGCGAGGAGTCCCGCCGCTTCTACGACCGCAAACGCGCCGAAGGCAAACGCCATACCCAGGCCGTCCTCGCCCTCGCCCGCCGCCGGGTCAACGTCTTGTGGGCCCTGTTGCGCGACGGACGGTGCTACGAACCCATACCCCCCATCACGAACGCCGCTTGA
- a CDS encoding DUF1877 family protein has translation MSFSMQARAVPAAGLPQDFAGVAEVFADTDDEFDRLETDLSISKDFSQVHELCLTAPPGHGRCELPVFGGNVHEDPAGIEAPSVTLEASEVQEAAEFLRTHPFDELWRAADGGVGAHWGWPEAEVRAVFAAHYRQVLDFYGRAAEAGDAVVKRFLY, from the coding sequence ATGAGCTTCAGCATGCAGGCACGGGCCGTACCGGCCGCCGGGCTGCCGCAGGACTTCGCCGGAGTGGCGGAGGTCTTCGCCGACACCGACGACGAGTTCGACCGCCTGGAGACGGATCTGAGCATCTCCAAGGATTTCTCCCAGGTGCACGAGCTGTGCCTCACCGCACCGCCCGGCCACGGCAGGTGCGAGCTCCCGGTCTTCGGCGGAAACGTCCACGAGGACCCGGCCGGGATCGAGGCGCCGTCGGTGACTCTCGAGGCCTCGGAGGTACAGGAGGCGGCGGAATTCCTCCGCACTCATCCGTTCGACGAGCTGTGGCGCGCGGCCGACGGGGGCGTCGGTGCGCACTGGGGATGGCCGGAGGCCGAGGTCCGCGCCGTCTTCGCCGCGCACTACCGGCAGGTGCTGGACTTCTACGGGCGGGCGGCCGAGGCGGGCGACGCGGTGGTGAAGCGGTTCCTGTACTGA
- the pruA gene encoding L-glutamate gamma-semialdehyde dehydrogenase, which yields MDAVTQVPAPVNEPVHSYAPGSPERARLEAKLKELAENPIDLPMTIGGEKRMGGGERFDVVQPHNHKAVIGTFAGATEQDARDAIDAALDAAPAWRAMSFDDRAAIILRAAELLSGPWRETLAASTMLGQSKTAQQAEIDTPCELVDFWRFNVHYARQILAEQPPANSPGVWNRMDHRPLEGFVYAITPFNFTAIAGNLPTAPALMGNVVVWKPSPTQTHSAVLLMQLLEEAGLPKGVINLVTGDGIAVSEVALNHRDLAGIHFTGSTPTFQHLWKTVGNNIANYRTYPRLVGETGGKDFVVAHPSADRAVLKTALTRGSFEFQGQKCSASSRAYVPASIWNSGFKEEFAAEVDSITMGDVTDLSNFIGAVIDERAFAKNKAAIDRAKADSSCTVVAGGTYDDSVGYFVRPTVIECADPANEVFTTEYFGPILAVHVYEDDKYDEMLEQMESVSDYALTGSVISGDRAAAAYTMEKLRYAAGNFYINDKSTGAVVGQQPFGGGRASGTNDKAGAPQNLQRWTLTRAIKETLVPPTDYTYPHQG from the coding sequence ATGGACGCTGTGACCCAGGTCCCCGCGCCGGTCAACGAGCCGGTCCACTCCTACGCCCCGGGTTCCCCGGAGCGCGCCCGTCTGGAGGCGAAGCTCAAGGAGCTCGCCGAGAACCCGATCGACCTGCCGATGACCATCGGCGGCGAGAAGCGGATGGGTGGCGGCGAGCGTTTCGACGTCGTACAGCCGCACAACCACAAGGCCGTCATCGGCACGTTCGCCGGCGCCACCGAGCAGGACGCGCGGGACGCGATCGACGCCGCCCTCGACGCCGCCCCGGCGTGGCGCGCGATGTCGTTCGACGACCGCGCCGCGATCATCCTGCGCGCCGCCGAGCTGCTGTCCGGCCCCTGGCGCGAGACGCTGGCCGCCTCGACCATGCTCGGCCAGTCGAAGACCGCCCAGCAGGCCGAGATCGACACCCCGTGCGAGCTCGTCGACTTCTGGCGCTTCAACGTGCACTACGCGCGCCAGATCCTGGCCGAGCAGCCGCCGGCCAACTCCCCGGGTGTGTGGAACCGCATGGACCACCGCCCGCTGGAGGGCTTCGTCTACGCGATCACGCCGTTCAACTTCACGGCCATCGCGGGCAACCTGCCCACCGCCCCCGCTCTCATGGGCAACGTCGTGGTGTGGAAGCCGTCCCCGACGCAGACCCACTCCGCCGTGCTGCTGATGCAGCTCCTGGAGGAGGCCGGTCTGCCCAAGGGCGTCATCAACCTGGTGACCGGCGACGGCATCGCCGTCTCCGAGGTCGCCCTGAACCACCGCGACCTGGCCGGTATCCACTTCACCGGCTCGACCCCGACCTTCCAGCACCTGTGGAAGACGGTCGGCAACAACATCGCCAACTACCGCACCTACCCGCGTCTGGTCGGCGAGACCGGCGGCAAGGACTTCGTCGTCGCGCACCCCAGCGCCGACCGCGCCGTCCTGAAGACCGCACTGACCCGTGGCTCCTTCGAGTTCCAGGGCCAGAAGTGCTCGGCCTCCTCCCGGGCGTACGTCCCGGCCTCCATCTGGAACTCCGGTTTCAAGGAGGAGTTCGCGGCCGAGGTCGACTCCATCACCATGGGTGACGTCACCGACCTGTCGAACTTCATCGGTGCCGTCATCGACGAGCGTGCGTTCGCCAAGAACAAGGCCGCGATCGACCGGGCCAAGGCCGACTCGTCCTGCACCGTCGTCGCGGGTGGCACGTACGACGACTCGGTCGGCTACTTCGTCCGCCCGACGGTCATCGAGTGCGCCGACCCGGCCAACGAGGTCTTCACGACCGAGTACTTCGGCCCGATCCTCGCGGTCCACGTGTACGAGGACGACAAGTACGACGAGATGCTGGAGCAGATGGAGTCGGTCTCCGACTACGCGCTGACCGGCTCGGTCATCTCGGGCGACCGCGCCGCGGCCGCGTACACGATGGAGAAGCTCCGCTACGCGGCGGGCAACTTCTACATCAACGACAAGTCGACCGGTGCCGTCGTCGGCCAGCAGCCCTTCGGTGGCGGCCGTGCCTCGGGCACCAACGACAAGGCGGGCGCCCCGCAGAACCTGCAGCGCTGGACGCTGACCCGCGCCATCAAGGAGACGCTGGTCCCGCCGACCGACTACACCTACCCCCACCAGGGCTGA
- a CDS encoding proline dehydrogenase family protein: protein MLAPVILAASRSDKMRRFISAAPGTKQVVDRFIAGETVEQVVPIIKDATGKGLEVTLDVVGEDITTPEQATAARDAYLELIDRLKDLGLGTRAEMSIKLSMFGQALEGGHEMALANVRPVVEAAAAIGTTVTLDAEDHTTLDSMFAIHEELRKDFPQTGCVIQAYLFRTEDDARRLAAAGSRVRIVKGAYKEPASVAYQDKAEIDKAYVRILKTLMEGEGYPMIGSHDPRLIAIAQELARKAGRKLDEYEFQMLYGIRSDEHVRLAAEGHRMRVYTAYGTDWYGYFMRRLAEKPANLLFFARSILTKG from the coding sequence GTGCTGGCTCCCGTGATCCTCGCTGCGTCGCGCAGTGACAAGATGCGCCGTTTCATCTCGGCTGCTCCGGGGACCAAGCAGGTCGTCGACCGGTTCATCGCCGGCGAGACGGTCGAGCAGGTCGTCCCGATCATCAAGGACGCCACCGGGAAGGGCCTCGAGGTCACCCTCGACGTCGTCGGCGAGGACATCACGACGCCCGAGCAGGCCACCGCCGCGCGCGACGCGTACCTGGAGCTGATCGACCGCCTGAAGGACCTCGGCCTGGGCACCAGGGCCGAGATGTCCATCAAGCTTTCGATGTTCGGCCAGGCCCTGGAGGGCGGCCACGAGATGGCGCTCGCCAACGTCCGCCCGGTCGTCGAGGCCGCGGCCGCGATCGGCACCACGGTCACTCTGGACGCCGAGGACCACACCACCCTCGACTCGATGTTCGCCATCCACGAGGAGCTGCGGAAGGACTTCCCGCAGACCGGCTGTGTCATCCAGGCCTACCTGTTCCGCACCGAGGACGACGCCCGCCGCCTCGCCGCCGCCGGCAGCCGCGTCCGCATCGTGAAGGGCGCCTACAAGGAGCCCGCCTCCGTGGCGTACCAGGACAAGGCCGAGATCGACAAGGCGTACGTCCGCATCCTGAAGACGCTCATGGAGGGCGAGGGCTACCCGATGATCGGGTCCCACGACCCGAGGCTCATCGCCATCGCGCAGGAGCTCGCCCGCAAGGCCGGGCGCAAACTGGACGAGTACGAGTTCCAGATGCTCTACGGGATCCGCAGCGACGAGCACGTCCGGCTCGCGGCCGAGGGCCACCGGATGCGTGTCTACACCGCGTACGGCACCGACTGGTACGGCTACTTCATGCGCCGTCTCGCGGAGAAGCCGGCCAACCTGCTGTTCTTCGCCCGCTCCATCCTCACCAAGGGCTGA
- a CDS encoding PucR family transcriptional regulator: MKGDYQELVDEISALLGAPATLENRDFGLVAFGAHDSDDDTAMDPVRTRSILTRRSTPAVRAWFEGFGIARATGPVRIPAAPEAGVFRGRICLPVRHRGVVLGYVWLLDTDPGPTDGQLIAAMDVAARIGALLSDEARAGADLSREFGAVLTAGRGWQRDMAVAALREALGPDSDGLHTVVCVTPWPDETPSARTVPSAAALSTVPSPAGAGTLSLAALIRLRSPDVLDPATAAADRLRTAAGRTATAGVAVPRRGLPELAAAWHEASAAARAAAAEPRFGPVADWSAIGPYRLLTALPPTADSTPDPAVRPLLAPSHTDLARTAEVFLDCAGQASRTAAELGIHRQTLYYRLSRVEQLTGLDLNDGEDRLLLHLALKRARL, encoded by the coding sequence GTGAAGGGCGATTACCAGGAGCTGGTCGACGAGATCTCCGCGCTGCTCGGCGCCCCCGCGACACTGGAGAACCGGGACTTCGGCCTGGTCGCCTTCGGGGCGCACGACAGCGACGACGACACGGCGATGGACCCGGTCCGCACCCGGTCGATCCTCACCCGTCGCTCCACACCCGCGGTCCGCGCCTGGTTCGAGGGCTTCGGTATCGCCCGCGCCACCGGCCCGGTCCGCATCCCCGCCGCCCCGGAGGCCGGGGTGTTCCGCGGCCGGATCTGCCTGCCGGTACGCCATCGGGGCGTCGTGCTCGGCTATGTATGGCTGCTCGACACGGACCCCGGGCCGACCGACGGACAGCTGATCGCGGCGATGGACGTGGCGGCCAGGATCGGGGCACTGCTCTCCGACGAGGCGCGGGCCGGCGCGGATCTGTCCCGGGAGTTCGGCGCGGTGCTGACGGCCGGCCGCGGCTGGCAGCGCGACATGGCGGTGGCCGCGCTGCGGGAGGCGCTGGGCCCGGACTCGGACGGGCTGCACACGGTGGTCTGTGTGACCCCGTGGCCCGACGAGACCCCGTCGGCCCGTACGGTGCCGTCCGCGGCGGCGCTGTCCACCGTCCCGTCACCGGCGGGGGCGGGCACCCTGTCGCTGGCCGCACTGATCCGGCTGCGCTCCCCCGACGTACTGGACCCGGCGACGGCGGCGGCGGACCGGCTGCGCACCGCCGCGGGACGGACCGCCACGGCCGGGGTCGCGGTCCCGCGCCGGGGCCTGCCGGAGCTGGCCGCGGCCTGGCACGAGGCCTCGGCGGCGGCCCGCGCGGCGGCTGCGGAGCCGCGCTTCGGCCCGGTCGCCGACTGGTCGGCCATCGGCCCGTACCGCCTGCTGACCGCGCTCCCCCCGACGGCGGACAGCACCCCGGACCCCGCGGTGCGCCCCCTGCTCGCCCCTTCGCACACGGACCTGGCCCGCACCGCCGAGGTGTTCCTCGACTGCGCGGGCCAGGCGAGCCGCACGGCGGCCGAACTCGGCATCCACCGCCAGACGCTGTACTACCGGCTGTCCCGGGTCGAGCAGCTCACCGGTCTGGATCTGAACGACGGCGAGGACCGGCTGCTGCTGCACTTGGCGCTGAAGAGGGCGCGGCTCTAG
- a CDS encoding carboxymuconolactone decarboxylase family protein: MTNSEAVTRTARVNFAKAAPKAFKALIGFDAAARQGLDPALVELVQIRSSQLNGCAYCLHMHTTDARKAGESEERLHMVAVWPEAAHFFTEKEQAALALTEAVTLVSRGGVPDDVYARAAAHFDEPELAGLLALIFTINTWNRIALSTAKVAGTDERAAH, encoded by the coding sequence ATGACGAACAGCGAAGCAGTCACCCGAACCGCCCGAGTCAACTTCGCCAAGGCCGCCCCGAAGGCGTTCAAGGCCCTCATCGGCTTCGACGCTGCCGCGCGGCAGGGCCTGGACCCTGCGCTCGTCGAACTGGTCCAGATCCGGTCCTCCCAGCTCAACGGGTGCGCGTACTGCCTGCACATGCACACCACGGACGCCCGCAAGGCGGGTGAGAGCGAGGAGCGGCTGCACATGGTCGCCGTCTGGCCGGAGGCCGCCCACTTCTTCACGGAGAAGGAACAGGCGGCACTCGCGCTCACCGAGGCCGTCACCCTGGTATCCCGCGGCGGCGTCCCGGACGACGTCTACGCCCGCGCGGCGGCCCACTTCGACGAGCCCGAGCTGGCCGGACTGCTGGCCCTGATCTTCACGATCAACACCTGGAACCGCATCGCTCTGAGCACCGCGAAGGTGGCGGGCACGGACGAGCGGGCGGCCCACTGA
- the pdxR gene encoding MocR-like pyridoxine biosynthesis transcription factor PdxR, with the protein MSESWVNSAERIGSDLLLELAGPGSRRSVLIRALRDAVRAGRLPPGTRLPPYRSLAADLGLARNTVADAYAELVAEGWLTARQGSGTRVAHRAAAAAPARIPKKTPSRPAAPVHNLRQGQPDAASFPRTAWLAASRRAVNGAPNDAFGPGDPQGRIELRRALSGYLARVRGVRCSPERIVICSGFAHALRLLFGGGVLRGPLAVESYGLAFHRSLLVAAGVRTVPLAIDEHGARTGELTGLPGVRSVLLTPAHQFPTGGPLHPERRAAVVDWARTRGGLVLEDDYDGEFRYDREPVGAVQGLDPDRVVHLGSVSKSLSPAIRLGWMVLPEHLVGAVLAAKGEREGWASVLDQLALADFIESGHYDRHIRRMRQRYRRRRDQLVAALAAHTPHITPTGIAAGLHAVLRLPPGTERSTVKAAAWQGLGLDPLADFRHPAATMRAEDGLVVGYATPPDHAYGAALEALCRALPPPGT; encoded by the coding sequence ATGTCGGAATCATGGGTCAATTCGGCGGAGCGGATCGGCAGTGACCTGCTCCTGGAGCTGGCTGGACCGGGCAGCCGCCGGTCCGTTCTCATCCGCGCGCTGCGCGACGCGGTCCGGGCGGGACGACTGCCGCCCGGCACCCGGCTGCCGCCCTACCGCTCGCTCGCCGCCGACCTCGGCCTGGCCCGTAACACCGTCGCCGACGCCTATGCCGAACTGGTCGCCGAGGGCTGGCTGACCGCCCGTCAGGGGTCCGGCACCCGGGTCGCGCACCGCGCCGCTGCCGCCGCCCCTGCCCGGATCCCTAAGAAGACGCCGTCCCGCCCGGCCGCGCCCGTGCACAACCTTCGTCAAGGACAGCCTGACGCCGCATCCTTCCCCCGTACCGCGTGGCTCGCGGCCTCCCGCCGCGCCGTGAACGGCGCGCCGAACGACGCCTTCGGCCCTGGGGATCCACAGGGTCGCATCGAGCTGCGCCGCGCGCTGTCCGGCTATCTGGCGCGCGTCCGCGGGGTGCGCTGCTCCCCCGAACGGATCGTGATCTGTTCCGGCTTCGCGCACGCCCTTCGACTGCTGTTCGGCGGCGGTGTGCTGCGCGGCCCGCTGGCGGTGGAGTCGTACGGGCTCGCATTCCACCGTTCGCTGCTGGTCGCCGCCGGGGTCCGCACGGTCCCGCTGGCGATCGACGAACACGGGGCCCGCACCGGCGAGTTGACCGGACTGCCGGGCGTACGGAGTGTGCTGCTCACCCCGGCCCACCAGTTCCCGACGGGCGGTCCACTGCACCCGGAGCGGCGTGCGGCCGTGGTCGACTGGGCCCGTACCCGCGGCGGCCTGGTCCTGGAGGACGACTACGACGGGGAGTTCCGTTACGACCGTGAGCCGGTGGGCGCCGTCCAGGGCCTCGATCCGGACCGGGTCGTCCACCTCGGCTCCGTCAGCAAGAGCCTCTCCCCCGCCATTCGCCTGGGCTGGATGGTGCTGCCCGAGCACCTCGTCGGCGCCGTTCTGGCCGCCAAGGGGGAACGCGAGGGCTGGGCGAGCGTCCTGGACCAGCTCGCGCTCGCCGACTTCATCGAATCCGGCCACTACGACCGGCACATCCGCCGGATGCGGCAGCGCTACCGGCGCCGCCGTGACCAGCTCGTCGCCGCCCTGGCTGCTCACACCCCGCACATCACGCCCACCGGCATCGCCGCCGGACTGCACGCCGTCCTGCGGCTGCCGCCCGGCACCGAACGCTCCACCGTCAAGGCCGCCGCCTGGCAGGGCCTCGGCCTGGACCCGCTCGCCGACTTCCGTCATCCGGCCGCCACCATGCGCGCCGAGGACGGCCTGGTCGTGGGCTATGCGACGCCGCCGGACCATGCGTACGGCGCGGCCCTGGAGGCGCTGTGCCGGGCCTTGCCACCGCCCGGCACCTGA
- a CDS encoding TetR/AcrR family transcriptional regulator, which produces MGHREDLLEGAKRCLLEKGYARTTARDIVAASGTNLASIGYHYGSKEALLNLAFLKVTEEWGELLTKQPDGAGNGDGSPQAPLDQFRDVWERVIGSYERTRAVWQLQMEVVSRVDFDPELQKALAGPQREGRDGLAENMLGIDPETDPERARVAGLFCQALLAGVMVQWMIDRDSAPSAQDLTDGLKAVLEGRVS; this is translated from the coding sequence ATGGGACACCGTGAGGATCTGCTCGAAGGCGCCAAGCGCTGCCTGCTGGAGAAGGGGTACGCCCGGACGACGGCACGCGACATCGTCGCGGCCTCCGGCACCAACCTCGCCTCCATCGGTTACCACTACGGTTCCAAGGAGGCCCTGCTCAACCTCGCCTTCCTCAAGGTGACGGAGGAGTGGGGCGAGTTGCTCACCAAGCAGCCGGACGGGGCCGGGAACGGCGACGGTTCCCCCCAGGCGCCTCTCGACCAGTTCCGCGACGTGTGGGAGCGGGTGATCGGCAGCTACGAACGGACACGTGCCGTCTGGCAACTCCAGATGGAGGTCGTGTCCCGGGTCGACTTCGATCCCGAGCTGCAGAAGGCCCTGGCGGGCCCGCAGCGCGAAGGCCGGGACGGGCTCGCCGAGAACATGCTGGGCATCGACCCGGAGACCGACCCGGAGCGGGCGCGGGTCGCCGGGCTGTTCTGCCAGGCGCTGCTGGCAGGCGTGATGGTGCAGTGGATGATCGACCGCGACTCGGCGCCGTCGGCGCAGGACCTGACGGACGGGCTGAAGGCGGTGCTGGAGGGGCGGGTGTCGTAG
- the serA gene encoding phosphoglycerate dehydrogenase: MSSKPVVLIAEELSPATVDALGPDFDIRHCNGADRAELLPAIADVDAILVRSATKVDAEAVAAAKKLKVVARAGVGLDNVDVSAATKAGVMVVNAPTSNIVTAAELACGLLVATARNIPQANTALKNGEWKRSKYTGVELSEKTLGVVGLGRIGVLVAQRMSAFGMKIVAYDPYVQPARAAQMGVKLLTLDELLEVSDFITVHLPKTPETLGLIGDEALHKVKPSVRIVNAARGGIVDEEALASALKEGRVAGAGLDVYAKEPCTDSPLFQFDQVVCTPHLGASTDEAQEKAGIAVAKSVRLALAGELVPDAVNVQGGVIAEDVRPGLPLAEKLGRIFTALAGEVAARLDVEVYGEITQHDVKVLELSALKGVFEDVVDETVSYVNAPLFAQERGVEVRLTTSSESPDHRNVVTVRGTLASGEEVAVSGTLAGPKHLQKIVAIGEHDVDLALADHMVVLRYEDRPGVVGAVGKILGEAGLNIAGMQVSRAAAGGEALVVLTVDDDVPAAVLSEIAEEIGATSARSVNLSD; encoded by the coding sequence GTGAGCTCGAAACCTGTCGTACTCATCGCTGAAGAGCTGTCGCCTGCCACGGTTGACGCCCTGGGGCCGGATTTCGACATCCGGCACTGCAACGGCGCGGACCGCGCCGAACTCCTCCCCGCGATCGCCGATGTCGACGCCATTCTGGTGCGCTCCGCCACCAAGGTCGATGCCGAGGCCGTCGCCGCCGCGAAGAAGCTGAAGGTCGTCGCCCGCGCGGGCGTCGGTCTCGACAACGTCGACGTCTCCGCGGCCACCAAGGCCGGCGTGATGGTCGTCAACGCCCCGACGTCCAACATCGTCACCGCCGCCGAGCTGGCCTGCGGTCTGCTCGTCGCCACCGCGCGCAACATCCCGCAGGCCAACACCGCCCTCAAGAACGGCGAGTGGAAGCGCTCCAAGTACACCGGCGTCGAGCTGAGCGAGAAGACCCTCGGTGTCGTCGGCCTCGGCCGCATCGGCGTGCTGGTCGCGCAGCGCATGTCGGCCTTCGGCATGAAGATCGTCGCGTACGACCCCTATGTGCAGCCGGCTCGCGCCGCGCAGATGGGCGTCAAGCTCCTCACGCTGGACGAGCTGCTGGAAGTCTCCGACTTCATCACCGTGCACCTGCCGAAGACCCCCGAGACGCTCGGCCTGATCGGCGACGAGGCGCTGCACAAGGTGAAGCCCTCGGTGCGGATCGTCAACGCCGCGCGCGGCGGCATCGTCGACGAGGAGGCGCTCGCCTCCGCCCTCAAGGAGGGCCGCGTCGCCGGCGCCGGTCTCGACGTGTACGCGAAGGAACCCTGCACGGACTCCCCGCTGTTCCAGTTCGACCAGGTCGTCTGCACCCCGCACCTCGGCGCCTCCACCGACGAGGCGCAGGAGAAGGCGGGCATCGCGGTCGCCAAGTCCGTCCGTCTCGCTCTCGCCGGTGAACTCGTGCCGGACGCGGTCAACGTGCAGGGCGGCGTCATCGCCGAGGACGTACGTCCCGGCCTGCCGCTCGCCGAGAAGCTCGGCCGGATCTTCACCGCGCTCGCGGGTGAGGTCGCGGCCCGCCTCGATGTCGAGGTGTACGGCGAGATCACCCAGCACGACGTCAAGGTGCTCGAACTCTCCGCGCTCAAGGGCGTCTTCGAGGACGTCGTCGACGAGACGGTGTCCTACGTCAATGCCCCGCTCTTCGCGCAGGAGCGCGGTGTCGAGGTCCGCCTCACCACCAGCTCCGAGTCGCCGGACCACCGCAATGTGGTGACGGTCCGCGGCACGCTGGCGAGCGGCGAGGAGGTCGCGGTCTCCGGCACGCTGGCCGGCCCCAAGCACCTCCAGAAGATCGTCGCGATCGGCGAGCACGATGTGGACCTGGCGCTCGCCGACCACATGGTCGTCCTGCGGTACGAGGACCGTCCCGGTGTCGTCGGCGCGGTCGGCAAGATTCTCGGCGAGGCCGGTCTCAACATCGCCGGCATGCAGGTCTCGCGGGCGGCCGCGGGCGGCGAGGCGCTGGTCGTCCTCACCGTCGACGACGACGTCCCGGCAGCGGTCCTGAGCGAGATCGCCGAGGAGATCGGCGCGACCTCGGCCCGCTCGGTGAACCTCAGCGACTGA
- the ilvC gene encoding ketol-acid reductoisomerase, whose amino-acid sequence MAELFYDDDADLSIIQGRKVAVIGYGSQGHAHALSLRDSGVDVRVGLHEGSKSKAKAEEQGLRVVTPAEAAAEADVIMILVPDPIQAQVYEESIKDNLKDGDALFFGHGLNIRFDFIKPPANVDVCMVAPKGPGHLVRRQYEEGRGVPCIVAVEQDASGNGLALALSYAKGIGGTRAGVIKTTFTEETETDLFGEQAVLCGGTAALVKAGFETLTEAGYQPEIAYFECLHELKLIVDLMYEGGLEKMRWSISETAEWGDYVTGPRIITDATKAEMKKVLAEIQDGTFAKNWMAEYHNGLPKYNEYKKADSDHLLETTGRELRKLMSWVNDEDA is encoded by the coding sequence GTGGCCGAGCTGTTCTACGACGACGATGCCGACCTGTCCATCATCCAGGGCCGCAAGGTCGCGGTCATCGGCTACGGCAGCCAGGGCCACGCCCACGCGCTGTCGCTGCGTGACTCGGGTGTCGACGTCCGTGTCGGTCTGCACGAGGGCTCCAAGTCCAAGGCCAAGGCCGAGGAGCAGGGCCTGCGCGTGGTGACCCCGGCGGAGGCCGCCGCCGAGGCCGACGTCATCATGATCCTCGTCCCGGACCCGATCCAGGCCCAGGTCTACGAGGAGTCCATCAAGGACAACCTCAAGGACGGCGACGCGCTGTTCTTCGGTCACGGCCTGAACATCCGGTTCGACTTCATCAAGCCGCCGGCCAACGTCGACGTCTGCATGGTCGCCCCGAAGGGCCCGGGCCACCTGGTCCGCCGCCAGTACGAGGAGGGTCGCGGCGTCCCGTGCATCGTGGCCGTCGAGCAGGACGCCTCGGGCAACGGCCTGGCGCTCGCCCTGTCGTACGCGAAGGGCATCGGTGGCACCCGCGCCGGCGTCATCAAGACGACCTTCACCGAGGAGACCGAGACCGACCTGTTCGGTGAGCAGGCCGTCCTCTGCGGTGGCACCGCCGCTCTGGTCAAGGCCGGTTTCGAGACCCTGACCGAGGCCGGATACCAGCCGGAGATCGCCTACTTCGAGTGCCTCCACGAGCTGAAGCTCATCGTCGACCTGATGTACGAGGGCGGCCTGGAGAAGATGCGCTGGTCGATCTCGGAGACCGCCGAGTGGGGCGACTACGTCACCGGCCCGCGGATCATCACGGACGCCACCAAGGCCGAGATGAAGAAGGTTCTCGCCGAGATCCAGGACGGCACCTTCGCCAAGAACTGGATGGCCGAGTACCACAACGGTCTGCCCAAGTACAACGAGTACAAGAAGGCCGACAGCGACCACCTGCTGGAGACCACCGGCCGTGAGCTGCGCAAGCTCATGAGCTGGGTGAACGACGAGGACGCGTAA